A single genomic interval of Rhinopithecus roxellana isolate Shanxi Qingling chromosome 11, ASM756505v1, whole genome shotgun sequence harbors:
- the LRIT2 gene encoding leucine-rich repeat, immunoglobulin-like domain and transmembrane domain-containing protein 2 isoform X1 encodes MASVFHHFLLVLVFLDTRAAQPFCLPGCTCSEESFGRTLQCISVSLGKIPGNLSEEFKQVRIENSPLFEMPQGSFINMSTLEYLWLNFNNISVIHLGALEHLPELRELRLEGNRLRSVPWTAFRATPLLRVLDLKRNKIDALPELALQFLVSLTYLDLSSNRLTVVSRSVFLNWPAYLKRRQPDCGAGILSSLVVALHDNPWVCDCRLRGLVQFVKSITLPVILVNSYLICRGPLSKAGQLFHETELSACMKPQISTPSANVTIRVGQNVTLRCLAQASPSPSIAWTYPLSMWREFDGLLGGKHLTPDTRFIRVLTSSTGEDTALSELAIPAAHLVDSGNYTCMASNSIGKSTLVISLHVQPAQALRAPDSLSIPSEGNAYVDLRVVKQTVHGILLEWLAVADTSEEEWFTLHIASDEAFRKEVVHIGPGINTYAVDDLLPGTKYEACLSLKNQPPHQGQCVVFVTGRDGGGLEARERLLHVTVVLCVVLLAVPVGAYAWAAQGPCSCSKWVLCYCLHCRKAPSCPPAAPQCRDGSFREHPAVCDDGEGHIDTEGDKEKEGTEENS; translated from the exons ATGGCTTCAGTTTTTCATCACTTCCTGTTAGTTTTGGTCTTTCTGGATACACGTGCAGCTCAGCCTTTCTGTCTGCCAGGATGCACTTGTTCAGAGGAGAGTTTTGGCAG GACTCTGCAGTGCATATCTGTCTCCTTGGGAAAGATCCCTGGGAACCTTTCTGAAGAGTTCAAGCAAGTGAGAATTGAAAACTCACCCTTATTTGAGATGCCCCAAGGGTCTTTCATCAACATGAGCACCTTGGAATATCTTTGGCTCAACTTTAACAATATTAGTGTGATCCACCTGGGAGCCCTGGAGCATCTGCCAGAACTGAGGGAGCTGAGACTCGAGGGGAATAGGCTCCGCTCAGTACCATGGACAGCGTTCCGTGCCACCCCTCTCCTGAGGGTCTTGGATCTCAAACGCAATAAGATTGATGCACTCCCTGAGCTGGCTCTTCAATTCTTGGTCAGCCTGACCTACCTTGACCTATCCTCCAATAGGCTTACAGTTGTATCCAGAAGTGTCTTCCTGAATTGGCCAGCCTACCTGAAACGCCGGCAGCCTGACTGTGGGGCTGGGATTCTCTCCAGCCTGGTAGTGGCGCTGCATGACAACCCCTGGGTATGTGACTGTCGCCTAAGGGGGCTTGTCCAGTTTGTCAAGTCCATTACCCTCCCAGTCATCCTGGTGAATTCCTACCTGATATGCCGGGGCCCTCTCTCCAAGGCAGGGCAGCTTTTTCATGAAACTGAGCTTAGTGCTTGCATGAAGCCACAGATCTCAACCCCCAGTGCCAATGTCACCATCCGGGTGGGACAGAATGTAACCCTGCGATGCTTGGCACAGGCCAGCCCCTCACCATCCATTGCATGGACTTATCCCCTGAGTATGTGGAGAGAATTTGATG GATTGCTGGGAGGCAAACACCTAACACCAGATACAAGGTTCATAAGAG TGTTGACATCTTCTACTGGAGAAGACACTGCTCTGTCGGAGCTGGCCATCCCTGCTGCCCACCTGGTAGACAGTGGTAATTACACCTgcatggcctccaactccattgGCAAGAGCACCCTTGTAATCTCTCTCCACGTCCAGCCTGCCCAGGCCCTACGTGCACCTGATTCTCTTTCCATCCCCTCAGAGGGCAATGCCTACGTTGACCTGCGGGTTGTCAAACAGACAGTGCATGGCATTTTGCTGGAGTGGcttgcagtggctgacacctctGAGGAGGAGTGGTTCACCCTCCACATTGCATCGGATGAAGCCTTCAGGAAGGAGGTGGTTCACATCGGCCCCGGAATCAATACTTATGCTGTGGATGACCTCCTTCCTGGCACAAAATATgaggcctgcctcagcctaaagAACCAGCCTCCACACCAGGGCCAGTGTGTAGTTTTTGTAACAGGCAGAGATGGTGGTGGGCTAGAGGCACGTGAGCGCCTTCTGCATGTCACAGTGGTCCTGTGTGTGGTGCTGCTTGCAGTGCCTGTGGGCGCCTATGCCTGGGCAGCCCAGGGCCCCTGCAGCTGCAGCAAGTGGGTCCTGTGCTACTGTCTTCATTGCAGGAAAGCCCCCAGCTGCCCCCCTGCAGCACCGCAGTGCAGGGATGGCTCCTTTAGAGAACATCCAGCTGTCTGTGATGATGGTGAAGGGCACATAGACACTGAGGGGgacaaggagaaagaaggaacGGAAGAAAACAGCTGA
- the LRIT2 gene encoding leucine-rich repeat, immunoglobulin-like domain and transmembrane domain-containing protein 2 isoform X2 — protein sequence MASVFHHFLLVLVFLDTRAAQPFCLPGCTCSEESFGRTLQCISVSLGKIPGNLSEEFKQVRIENSPLFEMPQGSFINMSTLEYLWLNFNNISVIHLGALEHLPELRELRLEGNRLRSVPWTAFRATPLLRVLDLKRNKIDALPELALQFLVSLTYLDLSSNRLTVVSRSVFLNWPAYLKRRQPDCGAGILSSLVVALHDNPWVCDCRLRGLVQFVKSITLPVILVNSYLICRGPLSKAGQLFHETELSACMKPQISTPSANVTIRVGQNVTLRCLAQASPSPSIAWTYPLSMWREFDVLTSSTGEDTALSELAIPAAHLVDSGNYTCMASNSIGKSTLVISLHVQPAQALRAPDSLSIPSEGNAYVDLRVVKQTVHGILLEWLAVADTSEEEWFTLHIASDEAFRKEVVHIGPGINTYAVDDLLPGTKYEACLSLKNQPPHQGQCVVFVTGRDGGGLEARERLLHVTVVLCVVLLAVPVGAYAWAAQGPCSCSKWVLCYCLHCRKAPSCPPAAPQCRDGSFREHPAVCDDGEGHIDTEGDKEKEGTEENS from the exons ATGGCTTCAGTTTTTCATCACTTCCTGTTAGTTTTGGTCTTTCTGGATACACGTGCAGCTCAGCCTTTCTGTCTGCCAGGATGCACTTGTTCAGAGGAGAGTTTTGGCAG GACTCTGCAGTGCATATCTGTCTCCTTGGGAAAGATCCCTGGGAACCTTTCTGAAGAGTTCAAGCAAGTGAGAATTGAAAACTCACCCTTATTTGAGATGCCCCAAGGGTCTTTCATCAACATGAGCACCTTGGAATATCTTTGGCTCAACTTTAACAATATTAGTGTGATCCACCTGGGAGCCCTGGAGCATCTGCCAGAACTGAGGGAGCTGAGACTCGAGGGGAATAGGCTCCGCTCAGTACCATGGACAGCGTTCCGTGCCACCCCTCTCCTGAGGGTCTTGGATCTCAAACGCAATAAGATTGATGCACTCCCTGAGCTGGCTCTTCAATTCTTGGTCAGCCTGACCTACCTTGACCTATCCTCCAATAGGCTTACAGTTGTATCCAGAAGTGTCTTCCTGAATTGGCCAGCCTACCTGAAACGCCGGCAGCCTGACTGTGGGGCTGGGATTCTCTCCAGCCTGGTAGTGGCGCTGCATGACAACCCCTGGGTATGTGACTGTCGCCTAAGGGGGCTTGTCCAGTTTGTCAAGTCCATTACCCTCCCAGTCATCCTGGTGAATTCCTACCTGATATGCCGGGGCCCTCTCTCCAAGGCAGGGCAGCTTTTTCATGAAACTGAGCTTAGTGCTTGCATGAAGCCACAGATCTCAACCCCCAGTGCCAATGTCACCATCCGGGTGGGACAGAATGTAACCCTGCGATGCTTGGCACAGGCCAGCCCCTCACCATCCATTGCATGGACTTATCCCCTGAGTATGTGGAGAGAATTTGATG TGTTGACATCTTCTACTGGAGAAGACACTGCTCTGTCGGAGCTGGCCATCCCTGCTGCCCACCTGGTAGACAGTGGTAATTACACCTgcatggcctccaactccattgGCAAGAGCACCCTTGTAATCTCTCTCCACGTCCAGCCTGCCCAGGCCCTACGTGCACCTGATTCTCTTTCCATCCCCTCAGAGGGCAATGCCTACGTTGACCTGCGGGTTGTCAAACAGACAGTGCATGGCATTTTGCTGGAGTGGcttgcagtggctgacacctctGAGGAGGAGTGGTTCACCCTCCACATTGCATCGGATGAAGCCTTCAGGAAGGAGGTGGTTCACATCGGCCCCGGAATCAATACTTATGCTGTGGATGACCTCCTTCCTGGCACAAAATATgaggcctgcctcagcctaaagAACCAGCCTCCACACCAGGGCCAGTGTGTAGTTTTTGTAACAGGCAGAGATGGTGGTGGGCTAGAGGCACGTGAGCGCCTTCTGCATGTCACAGTGGTCCTGTGTGTGGTGCTGCTTGCAGTGCCTGTGGGCGCCTATGCCTGGGCAGCCCAGGGCCCCTGCAGCTGCAGCAAGTGGGTCCTGTGCTACTGTCTTCATTGCAGGAAAGCCCCCAGCTGCCCCCCTGCAGCACCGCAGTGCAGGGATGGCTCCTTTAGAGAACATCCAGCTGTCTGTGATGATGGTGAAGGGCACATAGACACTGAGGGGgacaaggagaaagaaggaacGGAAGAAAACAGCTGA